From a single Nostoc sp. MS1 genomic region:
- a CDS encoding DUF4363 domain-containing protein, protein MERFKQILIIAGISLMVLGGCNQAEQPTAQTSPTANSASTSTSNSNAKTDFSGLEGVVNNTQTAVKANNFTKAKDEFGKFEGYWSKVEDGVKAKSPDTYKKIEDSADEINGGLKASKPDKAKVLASLQSLNKDILSVAKP, encoded by the coding sequence ATGGAACGGTTTAAACAAATACTGATAATTGCGGGAATTAGCTTAATGGTTTTGGGAGGATGTAACCAAGCTGAACAACCTACAGCGCAAACATCACCTACAGCAAATTCTGCATCTACAAGTACAAGTAATTCCAATGCTAAAACAGACTTTTCTGGTTTAGAAGGTGTAGTAAACAACACACAGACAGCAGTAAAGGCAAATAATTTTACTAAAGCTAAAGATGAGTTTGGCAAATTTGAAGGATATTGGTCAAAGGTAGAAGATGGTGTAAAAGCTAAATCTCCTGATACTTACAAAAAAATTGAAGATTCAGCCGATGAAATTAATGGCGGACTCAAAGCCTCTAAACCAGATAAAGCCAAGGTTCTAGCATCATTACAATCACTGAACAAGGATATTCTCAGTGTAGCCAAACCTTAA
- a CDS encoding DUF1778 domain-containing protein: MANTMDGSRKQNSARSKAERLEARITKEQKELFQRAADIQGRTLTDFVISSVQKIAIQVIQENEMMILSRQDQEVFVEALLNPPAPNAKLRAAAQRYKQNMGV, encoded by the coding sequence ATGGCTAATACAATGGATGGAAGCCGTAAGCAAAATTCAGCACGTTCTAAAGCTGAACGCTTAGAAGCACGTATAACCAAAGAGCAGAAAGAATTATTTCAGCGTGCTGCTGATATTCAGGGTCGAACACTCACAGATTTTGTTATCAGTAGTGTTCAGAAAATTGCAATTCAGGTTATTCAAGAAAATGAAATGATGATTTTAAGCAGACAAGACCAAGAAGTTTTTGTAGAAGCATTGCTTAATCCACCTGCACCTAATGCAAAATTGCGGGCTGCTGCTCAACGTTACAAACAAAATATGGGTGTGTAA
- a CDS encoding aldo/keto reductase, whose amino-acid sequence MQKRTLGTSDVKISPILMGTWQAGKKMWVGIEDADSIKTIRAAYESGITTIDTAEVYGDGHSERIIAEALSDVRDQVEYATKVFANHLKYDQVIAACDRSLKNLKTDYIDLYQIHWPSGAFNSEIVPIEETMSALNHLKEQGKIRAIGVSNFSRTQLAEASQYGRIDSLQPPYSLFWRQVEKEIAPYCVENNISIVAYSPLAQGLLTGKFTRGQKFDPADNRAKNKLFQGENFERAQQALDKLRPIAERHHATLAQLALAWLISQPQTNAIAGARYPEQAKDNAQAGNIQLSTEELSEIDAIGRIVTDHLDDSSVMWNW is encoded by the coding sequence ATGCAAAAGCGAACACTAGGCACATCTGATGTCAAAATCTCACCCATTCTCATGGGAACTTGGCAAGCAGGGAAGAAAATGTGGGTAGGAATTGAAGACGCGGACTCAATTAAAACTATCCGTGCGGCTTATGAGTCAGGAATCACTACAATTGACACAGCCGAAGTCTACGGTGATGGACATTCGGAAAGGATTATAGCCGAAGCTTTATCTGATGTGCGTGACCAAGTAGAATATGCAACTAAAGTTTTCGCTAACCATCTCAAGTATGACCAAGTGATTGCGGCTTGCGATCGCTCCCTCAAAAATCTCAAGACTGATTATATCGACTTATATCAAATTCATTGGCCCTCTGGTGCGTTCAATAGTGAAATCGTTCCCATAGAGGAAACCATGAGCGCTCTTAACCACTTGAAAGAACAAGGTAAGATTCGCGCCATTGGTGTTTCCAACTTCTCCCGCACCCAATTAGCCGAGGCTTCACAGTACGGTAGGATTGATAGCTTACAACCTCCTTACTCATTATTTTGGCGACAAGTAGAAAAGGAAATAGCGCCATACTGTGTAGAAAATAATATCTCCATTGTGGCTTATTCACCCCTAGCCCAAGGATTGCTTACAGGTAAGTTTACTCGTGGACAAAAATTTGATCCAGCAGATAACCGTGCGAAAAATAAACTATTTCAAGGAGAAAACTTTGAACGCGCCCAACAAGCGTTAGATAAACTGCGTCCCATCGCTGAACGCCATCATGCAACTTTGGCACAGTTAGCATTAGCTTGGTTAATTTCCCAACCCCAAACAAATGCCATCGCCGGCGCACGCTATCCTGAACAAGCCAAAGACAACGCCCAAGCTGGCAATATCCAATTATCTACCGAGGAACTGAGCGAAATTGATGCGATCGGTCGTATTGTCACCGACCATCTTGATGATAGTTCTGTCATGTGGAATTGGTAA
- the psbM gene encoding photosystem II reaction center protein PsbM, translating into MQVNDLGFVASILFVLVPAVFLIILYIQTASREGKKD; encoded by the coding sequence ATGCAAGTTAATGACTTGGGGTTTGTTGCGAGCATTCTGTTCGTGCTAGTACCCGCCGTGTTTTTAATCATTCTATATATCCAAACAGCCAGCCGCGAAGGTAAAAAAGATTAA
- a CDS encoding alpha/beta hydrolase, giving the protein MGIFGKGIKVFTGLLSTLTVTQLLAINTPVKAAETIVVRFGLFAESIPVADLRKAAETGEFPKSLDLFTSRLSQQQRGRLIRTLRTRVPLNVVTISRLLNTQIGTTILNDLSTAVTRKDQAGATALRASFVLGANAPGGLSVVSILEAYPSKTLEINLPQALQVAGSLNSSFWRTQQYLVSINSLLDPRKPQIALPFDPSEPGNAQVQVLNLNLNDQKRDRQIPVDIYWSTAATQEKPIIIYTHGMGSVRTDLRYLAQHLASHGYIFVALEHPGSNQIHTDLALQGKTRFLQPQEFLDRPKDVSFVLDELEKLNQTKGNPLQGKLATNNTMVIGYSFGGGTALSLAGAELQITGIKEHCQKKLAILSLGETLQCVAQELPEKSYQLRDNRIKQVMAFNPTTSIMFGETGLTKVQIPTLIVASSADKTTPALTEQIVAFSKISSPKWLVGIIGGTHLSVKDPSTTLDQVNQPNTPLTGGEVVGEQATDVRRFIKAIALAMAAQLTPEAQKYAIFLTPDYAQLASTKTFPFRIVTEIPPGTVPIGKQ; this is encoded by the coding sequence ATGGGAATTTTTGGGAAAGGTATAAAAGTTTTTACAGGTCTTTTATCTACACTCACCGTTACACAGCTTTTAGCTATCAACACCCCAGTAAAAGCAGCCGAGACAATTGTAGTGCGGTTTGGGTTGTTTGCTGAATCGATTCCGGTGGCGGATTTACGAAAAGCGGCGGAGACTGGTGAATTTCCAAAAAGTTTAGACCTATTTACCAGCAGATTATCTCAACAACAACGCGGTAGGCTCATCAGAACGTTAAGGACAAGAGTACCTTTAAATGTAGTTACCATCAGTAGGTTACTGAATACGCAAATTGGCACAACTATTCTCAATGACCTTTCTACTGCGGTGACGCGCAAAGACCAAGCAGGTGCAACAGCTTTAAGAGCTAGTTTCGTTTTGGGTGCTAATGCACCAGGGGGACTTTCTGTTGTCAGCATTCTTGAGGCTTACCCCAGTAAAACGCTAGAAATTAACCTACCCCAAGCTTTACAAGTAGCGGGGAGTTTAAATAGTAGTTTCTGGCGTACACAACAGTATTTGGTGTCAATTAATAGCCTACTTGATCCCAGAAAACCGCAGATTGCTTTACCTTTTGACCCTAGCGAACCAGGGAATGCTCAAGTACAGGTACTCAACTTGAATTTGAATGATCAAAAACGCGATCGTCAAATTCCGGTTGACATTTACTGGTCAACAGCTGCAACTCAGGAAAAACCTATCATCATCTATACTCATGGGATGGGGTCAGTCCGCACAGATTTACGTTATCTAGCCCAACATTTAGCCTCTCACGGTTATATATTTGTAGCTCTAGAACATCCTGGTAGTAATCAGATACATACAGATTTGGCTCTTCAAGGTAAAACTCGGTTTTTACAACCCCAAGAGTTTTTAGACCGGCCTAAAGATGTCAGTTTTGTTTTGGATGAATTAGAAAAGCTCAACCAAACAAAGGGTAATCCTCTGCAAGGAAAACTGGCAACGAATAACACAATGGTTATAGGTTATTCTTTTGGTGGTGGTACGGCGTTATCACTGGCTGGAGCAGAGTTACAAATCACAGGAATAAAAGAACACTGTCAGAAAAAATTGGCAATTTTGAGCTTGGGAGAAACTCTGCAATGTGTTGCTCAAGAATTACCAGAAAAAAGCTATCAATTGCGGGATAACAGAATTAAACAGGTAATGGCTTTTAATCCCACAACTTCAATCATGTTTGGCGAAACTGGTTTAACCAAAGTGCAAATCCCGACGTTAATTGTTGCTAGTTCCGCAGATAAAACTACCCCAGCCTTAACAGAGCAAATTGTTGCATTTAGTAAAATCTCCTCACCGAAATGGTTAGTAGGAATAATTGGTGGTACACATTTGAGTGTCAAAGACCCCAGCACCACATTAGATCAAGTGAACCAACCCAATACACCTTTAACTGGTGGCGAAGTTGTTGGTGAACAAGCCACAGATGTACGTAGATTCATAAAAGCGATCGCCCTAGCAATGGCCGCACAACTCACACCAGAAGCCCAAAAATACGCCATCTTTCTCACCCCAGATTACGCTCAATTAGCCTCAACTAAAACCTTCCCCTTCCGCATAGTTACAGAAATTCCTCCTGGAACTGTTCCTATAGGTAAGCAATAA
- a CDS encoding 2Fe-2S iron-sulfur cluster-binding protein produces the protein MGNIKFVKENKEVIAADGANLRLKAIENGVDIYKFFGKLTNCGGGGQCGTCVVEIVEGIENLSTPTNVENRMLKKKPANYRLACQTLVNGPVSVVTKP, from the coding sequence ATGGGTAACATCAAATTTGTGAAAGAAAATAAAGAAGTTATCGCGGCAGATGGTGCTAATCTGCGCCTGAAAGCAATAGAAAATGGCGTTGACATCTATAAATTTTTTGGCAAACTGACCAATTGTGGCGGCGGTGGTCAGTGTGGGACTTGTGTTGTGGAAATAGTCGAAGGAATTGAAAATCTTTCTACACCAACAAATGTAGAAAATCGTATGTTGAAGAAGAAGCCGGCAAATTACCGCTTGGCTTGTCAAACCCTGGTAAATGGCCCCGTCAGCGTAGTTACTAAACCCTAA
- a CDS encoding DUF1802 family protein, which produces MPMLTQFTQTVHTLKEWAVAINALESGKTIMLLRKGGIKEKNGRFQVAHEQVLLYPTYEHQQPSLLKAEYANLVQPVPSGWHPETVRIGSWAQITDILPLSDEAIIKALLPFHIWNENFISDRLNWKPQQPIFILLLRTYKLSQAQEITYLPEYGGCKSWIDITAPIQLLDSQPVLSDSNYRQMVEEVKEVISQLTVDS; this is translated from the coding sequence ATGCCGATGCTGACACAATTTACTCAAACAGTGCATACTCTCAAAGAATGGGCTGTAGCCATCAACGCCTTAGAAAGTGGCAAAACAATTATGCTGCTACGTAAAGGCGGTATCAAAGAAAAAAACGGACGCTTCCAAGTAGCTCACGAACAAGTTCTGCTTTATCCCACCTATGAACATCAACAGCCATCTTTACTCAAGGCTGAATATGCAAATCTTGTACAGCCAGTACCATCTGGTTGGCATCCCGAAACAGTGCGTATTGGCAGTTGGGCGCAGATTACCGACATTCTACCCCTCAGTGATGAAGCAATTATCAAAGCCTTATTACCTTTTCACATTTGGAACGAGAATTTTATTAGCGATCGCTTAAACTGGAAACCACAACAACCAATATTCATTCTCCTCCTACGGACTTATAAACTATCCCAAGCCCAAGAAATTACGTATCTTCCAGAATATGGCGGTTGCAAATCCTGGATAGATATCACTGCACCCATCCAACTACTAGACTCCCAACCAGTTCTATCTGACTCTAACTATAGGCAGATGGTAGAGGAGGTTAAGGAAGTCATTAGTCAGTTGACAGTTGACAGTTGA
- a CDS encoding GNAT family N-acetyltransferase → MAFSDAFENYFIEPLGEHDRAVFCCGIEKLDRYLKQQARQDARKRVAAPFVLIERSSGLIVGYYTLSATSIKFDELPKEISKKLPKYPIVPATLLGRLAVDQNHRRKGLGEMLLLDALYRSLQSEIATIAVIVEAKDHNASSFYEHYGFIKFPNYSHRLFLMMETIAQMFA, encoded by the coding sequence GTGGCATTCTCTGATGCTTTTGAGAATTACTTCATAGAGCCGCTAGGAGAACATGACCGGGCGGTTTTTTGTTGTGGTATAGAAAAACTAGACCGTTATTTAAAACAACAAGCAAGACAAGATGCTCGTAAGCGTGTAGCTGCTCCCTTTGTATTAATTGAAAGAAGTTCAGGTTTAATCGTTGGTTACTATACACTGTCAGCAACAAGTATTAAATTTGACGAATTACCAAAAGAAATAAGTAAAAAATTACCAAAATACCCTATAGTACCCGCAACTCTTCTTGGTAGATTAGCAGTCGATCAAAACCATCGCCGAAAAGGTTTGGGAGAAATGCTATTACTGGATGCGCTTTATCGCAGTTTGCAAAGTGAAATTGCTACAATTGCTGTCATAGTCGAAGCTAAAGATCATAATGCTAGTTCTTTTTATGAGCATTATGGTTTTATTAAGTTTCCCAACTATTCACATCGGTTGTTTCTGATGATGGAGACGATCGCACAAATGTTTGCATAA
- a CDS encoding universal stress protein: MIEKILLAVSGLGHAEEMLKTLKEVPSIQAAKVTVLHVVTPQTTSSAMTDKWEDGGKILANAIQTLNLDPSQVSSILRQGDPKDVVCQVADEIDADLIIMGSRGLKRLQSILSNSVSQYVFQLSSRPMLLVKDDIYVKKIKRVMVAMDNSDAAKHCLKLALFLLRGIPGSQLILTNVTTDLRGKNSEVAEISPDKNPVLAAGVAEAQKYGVQTRCYSSSGKPGEEICRLADELNIDLLLLGSPDRRPSVAKNFVDIDRLIGASLSDYVRINATCPVLLARTSG, from the coding sequence ATGATAGAAAAGATTTTGCTAGCGGTTTCTGGATTGGGACACGCAGAAGAAATGTTGAAAACATTGAAAGAAGTCCCATCAATTCAAGCAGCCAAAGTCACAGTTCTGCACGTAGTTACTCCTCAAACTACCTCATCTGCAATGACAGACAAATGGGAGGATGGTGGCAAAATTCTGGCAAATGCAATTCAAACTTTGAACTTAGATCCTAGCCAAGTATCTTCAATTTTGCGTCAAGGCGATCCTAAAGATGTAGTTTGTCAAGTAGCAGATGAAATTGACGCTGACTTAATTATCATGGGTTCACGGGGACTCAAGCGCCTGCAATCGATTTTATCGAACTCAGTTAGTCAGTATGTCTTCCAATTGTCATCACGTCCCATGTTGCTGGTGAAAGATGACATTTATGTCAAAAAAATTAAGCGTGTTATGGTAGCGATGGATAATTCCGACGCAGCCAAACATTGTTTAAAATTGGCCTTGTTCTTACTGCGGGGTATTCCAGGTAGTCAATTAATTTTGACCAATGTTACTACAGATTTACGTGGTAAAAACTCTGAAGTAGCAGAAATCAGCCCTGACAAAAATCCTGTGTTAGCAGCAGGCGTGGCGGAAGCACAAAAATACGGTGTGCAAACTCGCTGTTACAGCAGTAGCGGTAAACCAGGCGAAGAAATCTGTCGCTTGGCCGATGAATTGAACATAGATTTATTGCTACTCGGTTCTCCAGATCGCCGTCCATCAGTAGCTAAGAATTTTGTCGATATCGACAGACTCATCGGCGCTTCCTTATCAGACTATGTTCGCATCAACGCTACCTGTCCGGTATTATTAGCGCGGACAAGTGGGTAA
- the ggt gene encoding gamma-glutamyltransferase has protein sequence MLTLTKAKQVVFTVFSLGVLCYGEIVSATITLPLRSKSGMVVSAHPLASQAGVEMLRKGGNAVDAAVATTFAISVVEPFSAGIGGGGFLLMRSQKTGEIRALDFRERAPLKATRNMYLDAQGKVRPNASVNGYLAVATPGTIAGMYEVHRRYGKLPWSEVVKPAIALAKDGFILGQRPTWRSISVYETRKQIILNNPAAREIFTRNGEFYQPGERLVQRDLARTLETIAKNPQSFYTGSIANAIAADMAKNGGLITLADLKGYKPIWRNPVCGNFRQAKICSMPPPSSGGVLLIQMLNIIGDTDLKSWGWHHPNALHLLTEAMKIAYSDRSQYLGDPDFVKIPLQALISPAYGKKRRAEINPDRATPSTQVKPIPPEILQKFGQAEIPQRIYAGYESPETSHINVVDDERNAVSLTFTVNYGFGSGVVASGTGILLNDEMDDFAAAPGVPNVFGLVGNEANAIAPRKTPLSSMTPTIITENERLRMVVGAPGGSTIITQVLQVILNVLEYNMDAGAAVSVPRIHHQWLPDQLRVESWGLDALTLQDLRRRGHNVKEIIPWGNINAIVVTKTGDLEGAADPRGEGIPIAK, from the coding sequence ATGCTTACCCTTACCAAAGCCAAGCAGGTTGTATTTACCGTCTTTTCCCTTGGGGTTCTCTGTTACGGTGAAATAGTTTCTGCCACTATTACCTTACCTCTACGCAGTAAGAGTGGAATGGTAGTATCTGCCCATCCTTTGGCAAGTCAGGCGGGGGTGGAAATGTTACGTAAGGGTGGAAATGCAGTTGATGCAGCAGTAGCCACAACCTTTGCTATTTCTGTAGTTGAGCCGTTTTCCGCCGGAATTGGTGGTGGGGGATTTTTACTGATGCGTTCCCAGAAAACGGGAGAAATTAGGGCGTTGGACTTTCGGGAACGCGCACCCCTCAAGGCTACGAGAAATATGTACTTGGATGCACAAGGTAAGGTGCGTCCGAATGCAAGTGTTAACGGTTATTTGGCGGTGGCTACACCAGGAACGATCGCTGGGATGTATGAAGTGCATCGTCGTTATGGTAAGCTCCCTTGGAGCGAGGTAGTAAAACCTGCGATCGCACTTGCTAAAGATGGTTTCATTCTCGGTCAAAGACCAACTTGGCGTTCTATTTCCGTATATGAAACTCGTAAACAAATAATTCTCAACAACCCAGCCGCTAGAGAAATCTTCACTCGTAACGGCGAATTTTATCAACCAGGGGAAAGATTGGTACAGCGTGATTTAGCACGCACATTAGAAACGATCGCCAAAAATCCCCAAAGCTTTTACACTGGTAGTATTGCTAATGCGATCGCCGCAGACATGGCAAAAAATGGCGGTCTAATTACTCTAGCCGACCTCAAAGGCTATAAACCCATCTGGCGAAATCCTGTCTGTGGCAATTTTCGTCAAGCTAAAATCTGCTCAATGCCACCGCCATCATCAGGTGGGGTATTACTCATACAGATGTTAAATATTATTGGTGACACAGATTTAAAATCTTGGGGTTGGCATCACCCAAATGCTTTGCATTTATTAACAGAAGCGATGAAAATTGCTTACAGCGATCGCTCACAATATTTAGGCGACCCTGATTTTGTCAAAATTCCCCTACAAGCACTGATTAGTCCAGCCTACGGCAAAAAGCGCCGCGCTGAAATCAATCCAGATAGAGCCACACCCTCAACGCAAGTCAAACCCATCCCGCCAGAGATTTTACAGAAGTTTGGACAAGCAGAGATTCCCCAAAGGATATATGCAGGCTATGAATCTCCCGAAACTAGCCACATCAATGTCGTTGATGATGAACGTAATGCAGTCAGCCTCACATTTACCGTTAACTATGGGTTTGGTTCTGGGGTCGTTGCATCGGGAACTGGTATTTTGCTCAACGATGAGATGGATGATTTTGCTGCTGCGCCAGGGGTTCCTAATGTATTCGGACTAGTAGGGAACGAAGCCAATGCGATCGCACCCCGGAAAACTCCCCTATCCAGCATGACACCGACCATCATCACCGAGAACGAACGCCTGCGGATGGTAGTAGGTGCGCCCGGTGGTAGCACCATCATCACTCAAGTTTTGCAAGTTATACTCAATGTTTTGGAATATAATATGGATGCTGGTGCAGCTGTATCTGTCCCACGCATACATCACCAGTGGCTACCCGATCAATTGCGAGTAGAAAGTTGGGGTTTAGATGCACTTACCCTGCAAGACTTACGCCGACGCGGACATAACGTCAAAGAAATTATTCCTTGGGGCAATATTAACGCGATCGTCGTCACTAAAACAGGCGACTTAGAAGGCGCTGCTGACCCACGCGGCGAAGGTATTCCCATAGCAAAATGA
- a CDS encoding DUF4278 domain-containing protein, translating into MKLSYRGQSYEYDPNQLNNQLISYPQQSHELKYRGVAYNTNSRGKVEQICLLSAAHKLIYRGIAYIINSTAQQQDNSVAVIVNH; encoded by the coding sequence ATGAAACTTTCTTACCGTGGTCAAAGCTATGAATATGACCCAAATCAGCTAAACAATCAACTAATTTCTTATCCTCAACAATCTCATGAGTTAAAGTATCGTGGAGTCGCCTATAATACTAACTCTCGTGGGAAAGTAGAACAGATTTGTTTACTATCAGCAGCCCACAAATTAATTTATCGAGGAATTGCTTACATTATCAATAGCACTGCACAACAACAAGATAACTCAGTAGCAGTAATAGTAAATCATTAA
- a CDS encoding M3 family metallopeptidase, giving the protein MSANPTITHNPLLKGSGLPPFTEIRPEQVEPAFQALLAELEQELTTLEANVKPTWDGLVEPLEKLSERLTWSWSVVNHLMGVKNSPELRTAYEAVQPGVVQFVNQLGQSQPIYNAFKELRASDSWDTLDSAQKRIVEAAIRDAELSGVGLQGEARERFNTIQMELAELSTKFSNHVLDATTAFSLTLTTQAEINGLPQSLVSLAAQTARAAGEEHATSENGPWRITLDFPSYNPFMQHSTRRDLREKLYKAYITRASSGELDNNPLIERILELRQELANLLGFANYAELSLASKMAPNVEAVEALLEELRAASYNAAVKDLAALKEFAAAKGAPEASDLRHWDIPFWAERQREEKFAFTAEELRPYFPLPQVLDGLFGLVNRLFGITVTPADGQAPVWHKDVRYFQIADESGSPIAYFYLDPYSRPSEKRGGAWMDICINRGKITENGITTVRLPVAYLVCNQTPPVDGKPSLMTFYEVETLFHEFGHGLHHMLTKVNYTGAAGINNVEWDAVELPSQFMENWCYERKTLFSLAKHYETGEPLPEHYYQKLLAARNYMSGTGILRQLHFSSVDIELHSRYHPGGKETAADVRHRVAKNTTVLPPLPEDSFLCAFGHIFAGGYAAGYYSYKWAEVLSADAFAAFEDAGLEDEEAVKATGKRYRDTVLALGGSKHPMEVFEAFRGREPSTVSLLKHNGLLPNVA; this is encoded by the coding sequence ATGAGTGCGAATCCTACCATTACTCATAATCCCTTACTTAAAGGTTCTGGTTTACCTCCATTTACTGAAATTCGACCAGAACAAGTAGAACCAGCCTTTCAAGCATTATTGGCGGAACTAGAACAAGAACTCACCACCTTAGAAGCTAATGTCAAGCCTACTTGGGATGGCTTAGTTGAACCATTAGAAAAGTTAAGCGAACGGCTGACTTGGAGTTGGAGCGTAGTGAACCATTTAATGGGTGTAAAAAATAGCCCAGAACTGCGTACAGCCTATGAAGCAGTACAACCGGGAGTTGTACAGTTTGTTAACCAGTTGGGACAAAGCCAACCCATTTACAACGCTTTTAAAGAACTCCGCGCCAGCGATAGTTGGGATACTTTAGACTCAGCCCAAAAGCGTATAGTGGAAGCAGCTATTCGGGATGCGGAACTATCCGGTGTAGGCTTACAAGGTGAAGCAAGAGAACGTTTCAACACCATTCAAATGGAATTAGCAGAACTTTCTACCAAGTTCTCTAACCATGTCCTTGATGCTACCACTGCCTTTAGCCTTACCCTTACAACTCAAGCAGAAATCAACGGCTTACCCCAAAGTTTAGTTAGTTTAGCCGCACAAACAGCCCGCGCAGCTGGAGAAGAACACGCCACATCAGAAAATGGCCCTTGGCGCATTACCTTAGACTTCCCCAGTTACAACCCCTTCATGCAGCACAGCACTAGACGGGATTTACGGGAGAAGTTATACAAAGCTTATATTACCCGTGCCTCATCTGGTGAGTTAGATAACAACCCACTCATAGAACGGATTTTAGAATTACGCCAAGAACTAGCCAACTTACTCGGTTTCGCCAATTACGCCGAGTTGAGTCTTGCGAGTAAAATGGCTCCTAATGTGGAAGCTGTAGAAGCCCTCTTAGAAGAGTTACGCGCTGCTAGTTACAACGCAGCCGTCAAAGACTTAGCAGCACTCAAAGAGTTTGCAGCCGCCAAAGGTGCGCCAGAAGCCTCAGATTTACGCCACTGGGATATTCCATTTTGGGCAGAACGCCAACGAGAAGAAAAGTTTGCCTTCACCGCCGAAGAACTGCGTCCTTACTTCCCCCTACCCCAAGTTCTAGACGGTTTATTTGGGCTGGTAAATAGGTTATTTGGTATCACCGTTACCCCCGCCGACGGTCAAGCCCCAGTTTGGCACAAAGATGTGCGTTATTTCCAAATTGCCGATGAAAGCGGTAGTCCTATTGCCTACTTCTACCTCGATCCTTACAGCCGTCCTAGTGAGAAGCGTGGCGGTGCATGGATGGATATCTGCATCAACCGTGGCAAAATCACAGAGAATGGTATAACTACTGTGCGTTTACCCGTGGCCTATCTGGTGTGTAATCAAACTCCCCCAGTAGACGGTAAACCCAGCTTAATGACCTTCTATGAAGTCGAAACCCTATTCCATGAATTTGGTCATGGGTTACATCATATGCTCACCAAGGTTAACTACACAGGGGCAGCAGGCATTAATAATGTAGAGTGGGATGCAGTCGAACTACCAAGCCAGTTTATGGAAAACTGGTGTTATGAACGTAAGACATTGTTTAGCTTGGCGAAACATTACGAAACTGGCGAACCTCTCCCAGAGCATTATTACCAAAAGCTGCTAGCAGCCCGTAACTATATGAGTGGGACTGGTATCTTGCGGCAACTCCACTTTAGTAGTGTAGATATAGAATTACACTCCCGTTATCACCCTGGTGGTAAGGAAACTGCCGCAGATGTGCGTCATCGTGTAGCCAAGAATACGACAGTTTTACCTCCGCTACCGGAAGATTCATTCCTCTGTGCATTTGGACACATCTTTGCAGGCGGTTATGCTGCGGGATACTACAGCTACAAGTGGGCTGAGGTATTAAGTGCAGATGCTTTTGCTGCTTTTGAAGATGCTGGCTTGGAGGACGAGGAAGCTGTTAAAGCTACAGGTAAGCGTTATCGAGATACTGTGTTAGCTCTCGGTGGTAGCAAACATCCTATGGAGGTGTTTGAGGCGTTTAGAGGACGGGAACCGAGTACTGTTTCTCTGCTCAAGCATAATGGTTTGTTGCCCAATGTAGCTTGA
- a CDS encoding peptidase: MKRSFRKYHRILGIIISIPLMLTVLTGMLATFVREWSLSIGVSASFLLSIHTGEIFHLEGIYPILNGIGLIGLLATGLSLSGLFGRKTRQNPKN; encoded by the coding sequence ATGAAACGTTCATTTCGTAAATATCACCGCATCTTGGGCATCATAATTTCTATACCACTGATGCTAACAGTACTGACGGGAATGTTAGCAACGTTTGTTCGCGAATGGTCTCTCAGTATAGGTGTTAGCGCTAGTTTCCTTTTGAGTATCCACACAGGAGAAATTTTTCATCTTGAAGGTATCTATCCTATTTTGAATGGAATAGGATTGATTGGCTTACTAGCAACCGGACTCAGCTTATCTGGTTTGTTTGGGAGAAAGACTCGACAAAACCCTAAAAATTAG
- a CDS encoding photosystem II reaction center protein K: MEAALLLAKLPEAYQIFDPLVDVLPVIPVFFLLLAFVWQAAVGFR; encoded by the coding sequence ATGGAAGCAGCTCTTTTACTCGCAAAATTGCCTGAAGCTTACCAAATTTTTGACCCTTTGGTAGACGTTCTCCCTGTAATTCCCGTTTTCTTTTTATTGCTTGCTTTCGTATGGCAAGCTGCTGTTGGATTTAGATAA